The Pogona vitticeps strain Pit_001003342236 chromosome 6, PviZW2.1, whole genome shotgun sequence genome contains a region encoding:
- the LOC110090744 gene encoding up-regulator of cell proliferation-like produces the protein MIEPEHLFLGQEKEETREEPEQVQKHPPKERRKALKTILTKLKLRKHKSKKLALQEILEISSGSLKECRSAALGDLPWHFLRKVLALNVSARNTAVEEENLEQRMKVKEEEKRVDERIFFSSETDVRVSVNHLDVLCAVLLCSDSFLQQEIFSKMSLCQFALPLLLPPLETPKCTLMLWAMRGIVKQWMPHSLAESKGFREENLVLTPMAVISFVRMGTSTFSKSAVLNDFLSPSQQHNDFFIHRDSESGNIPREIAEGLVEIAWYFPGQKSSDLFPEPIAVTNLRGDAQSHWVQFSFLTQVSSAVFIFAECINEREYILLSSLKDLSTQFYFIIEDHGRKSTNTLDFLNKLAPLLRLSNSHILVKTAMSNKAEFVEKLRSAVGRIISSPNSMSVNQMAAVARELTIHVDEDKKECQQALECALQITRDIKEVAGYKKETLILQGELWKNLAKVEKELCRMTKQGDTPSEEYRSELRSKLLMLRKKQNEYKPQAGLIHFMDAIRHLNSAEKHYFLKWLKFNLDNIARENLSKLRSEYKELCKMFGDNRRKITETDQLISSSSLGVEHFMRELGQFYEAECSMVNEGKIAKNKRQFLHFPNIAADLMLEGFPLELIDGDVSNMPLQWITDVLNRLNKKLRNQSKLMVITVLGVQSTGKSTLLNTMFGLQFAVSSGRCTRGAFMMLLRVRKKLAKEFGCDFILVIDTEGLKAPELAKLEDNYQHDNELATLVVGLSDITIVNMAMENATEMKDILQIVTHAFLRMERIGQKPNCQFVHQNVNDVSAYDQNMRDRKHLLEQLNEMTTAAAKMEKINREIRFSDMMDYDPEMHNWYIPGLWHGVPPMAPVNRGYSEKVFELKKSLFELIKDRSHKRPPKDIPEFIEWVKSLWKAVKHENFIFSFRNSLIAEAYNQLSMKYSEWDWHFRREMHLWVSEQETVIQNVDLDELDHSNWKNDLQAKLSSGEQRMLQHLEEYFESGAANLHLVERYKEDFIRSASSLKHELENYSSTKCIEAIRIKKGRHKIDTLQTEYLKIFEGKVDKLLEDCRKNEYRLEDEELKKEFERMWAETLSAISPTPLENRQILSDIELSLRKELAHRGSLVNLKVQEAKCLLNYRISTFQMKPEYLETSIIYRVTHFFAKKDRWHKAEELARSLMTLCSSYINEKVCCRGDYDETYCGELLHMINEKLQESDVEKLHVTACFEIDLKLHILGEATHSFQKMHEDFIKENDPHVRLENLRPQYFSVFRDLYLEKDALQNRAKDFCERCLYPSIVDYVNKRLGIEIVNDILTSSQSIGYASRSFFQFRVLKELLEERDFNKFVNYIMEYETFVKGWIKGQILDHYAENDLKDLEKEIVSHIVKKIRETLESMTYKSIETLSEFLDNFCQHMQKELVISKDNLMGIQFKNTFDPCQFSAWVGKFLPDLQTQIMSDFAALEIKSKLSNLSVKPQRELFNRVFGCGKQCPFCKVPCEAGGSAHKEHFAAIHRPQGLGRYRNESSEELVHSICSTDVVSNSRFRNCDTDWEVRPYKDYRDYYPDWCIQPDPSINASDYWKFVLKEFNCDFARRYHAKPADLPEDWKNISQEQALEAVKETYNVN, from the coding sequence AGAGAAGAAAAGCTCTTAAGACCATTCTTACCAAGTTGAAGCTACGGAAACATAAAAGCAAGAAATTGGCCCTGCAAGAAATTCTGGAAATCAGTTCAGGAAGTTTAAAAGAATGCAGATCTGCTGCTTTGGGAGATTTACCTTGGCATTTTCTGAGGAAGGTTCTGGCTCTGAATGTATCAGCCAGGAACACAGCTGTAGAGGAGGAGAACCTAGAGCAGAGGATGAAAgtcaaggaggaagaaaagagagttgATGAGAGAATTTTCTTCAGTAGTGAGACAGACGTAAGAGTTTCTGTGAACCACCTTGATGTCCTTTGTGCCGTTCTGCTTTGTTCTGACAGTTTCCTTCAGCAGGAGATCTTCTCCAAAATGTCCCTTTGCCAGTTTGCTCTGCCTTTGCTCCTGCCCCCTTTAGAGACTCCAAAGTGCACCCTGATGCTCTGGGCCATGCGGGGCATCGTGAAACAATGGATGCCCCATTCCCTGGCTGAAAGCAAAGGCTTTAGGGAAGAGAACCTGGTGCTGACACCCATGGCAGTAATCTCCTTTGTGCGGATGGGGACCTCAACCTTTTCCAAGTCCGCAGTCCTCAATGACTTTCTAAGTCCCTCCCAGCAGCACAATGATTTCTTCATTCACCGTGACAGTGAATCTGGAAACATTCCTCGAGAAATTGCCGAAGGGCTAGTAGAAATTGCTTGGTATTTCCCAGGACAAAAGAGCTCCGATCTCTTTCCAGAGCCAATTGCAGTCACAAATCTCCGCGGAGATGCTCAGTCACATTGGGTACAGTTTAGCTTTCTAACACAGGTCTCTTCGGCTGTGTTTATATTTGCTGAATGCATCAATGAAAGAGAATATATCCTCTTGTCATCACTGAAGGATTTGTCAACTCAGTTCTACTTTATCATAGAGGATCATGGTCGCAAATCCACTAATACTTTGGATTTCTTAAATAAATTAGCTCCGCTACTTAGGCTCAGCAATTCACATATACTAGTGAAAACTGCAATGTCAAATAAAGCGGAATTTGTAGAAAAGCTGCGATCTGCAGTTGGAAGAATCATCAGCTCTCCCAACAGTATGAGCGTGAATCAGATGGCCGCCGTGGCCCGTGAGCTGACCATTCACGTGGACGAGGATAAGAAAGAATGTCAGCAGGCTCTTGAATGTGCTTTACAGATTACTAGAGACATAAAAGAGGTAGCAGGAtacaagaaagaaacactgaTACTCCAAGGCGAACTCTGGAAAAATCTGgcaaaagtggagaaagaattATGCAGAATGACAAAACAAGGGGACACACCTTCAGAAGAATATAGATCTGAACTCAGAAGTAAATTGTTGATGCTGCGTAAGAAACAGAATGAATATAAACCGCAAGCTGGTTTGATTCATTTCATGGATGCTATAAGGCACCTGAACTCTGCAGAGAAGCATTATTTCTTGAAATGGCTGAAATTCAACCTGGACAACATTGCAAGGGAGAATCTTTCAAAATTACGTTCTGAATACAAAGAACTGTGTAAAATGTTTGGAGACAATAGGCGGAAGATTACAGAGACAGACCAATTAATATCGTCGTCTTCCTTGGGAGTTGAGCATTTCATGCGTGAATTGGGCCAGTTTTATGAGGCAGAGTGTTCAATGGTTAATGAGGGCaaaatagcaaaaaacaaaaggcaatTTCTCCACTTCCCCAATATTGCAGCTGATTTGATGCTGGAAGGGTTTCCTCTAGAACTGATTGATGGAGATGTATCCAATATGCCACTCCAGTGGATAACTGATGTTCTGAATAGACTTAATAAGAAATTAAGGAATCAGTCCAAATTGATGGTGATCACTGTATTGGGAGTGCAGAGTACTGGGAAATCCACCCTTCTGAACACTATGTTTGGCTTGCAGTTTGCTGTCAGCAGTGGCCGATGTACACGAGGAGCCTTCATGATGTTGCTTAGGGTCAGAAAAAAGTTGGCAAAAGAGTTTGGCTGTGATTTCATCCTGGTGATAGACACTGAAGGTTTGAAAGCTCCAGAACTAGCCAAACTGGAGGATAACTATCAACATGATAATGAATTGGCTACATTAGTGGTTGGGTTGAGTGACATCACCATAGTAAACATGGCCATGGAGAATGCCACTGAAATGAAGGACATCCTTCAAATTGTGACCCATGCTTTTCTCAGGATGGAGAGGATTGGGCAAAAACCCAACTGTCAATTTGTCCATCAGAATGTCAATGATGTTTCTGCATATGACCAGAACATGAGAGATAGGAAACACCTCTTGGAACAGCTCAATGAAATgaccacagcagcagcaaaaatggaaaaaatcaaCAGGGAGATCAGGTTTTCAGACATGATGGACTATGACCCAGAAATGCACAATTGGTATATCCCAGGTCTTTGGCATGGAGTCCCACCAATGGCTCCAGTTAATAGGGGCTACAGTGAAAAAGTGTTTGAATTAAAGAAGTCCCTTTTTGAACTGATAAAGGATAGGTCACATAAAAGGCCTCCCAAGGATATCCCTGAGTTTATTGAATGGGTGAAAAGCTTGTGGAAAGCTGTGAAACATGAGAACTTCATCTTCAGCTTCCGCAACAGCCTCATAGCTGAAGCTTATAACCAATTGTCCATGAAATATTCTGAATGGGACTGGCATTTCCGCAGAGAGATGCACCTCTGGGTATCTGAGCAGGAAACTGTGATCCAGAATGTTGACCTTGATGAACTGGATCATTCCAACTGGAAAAATGACCTTCAAGCAAAGCTGTCATCTGGAGAACAGAGGATGCTCCAGCACTTGGAGGAATACTTTGAAAGTGGAGCAGCAAATCTACATTTGGTGGAAAGGTACAAAGAAGATTTTATTAGGAGTGCCAGCAGCCTCAAGCATGAACTTGAAAATTATTCTTCTACCAAATGCATAGAAGCTATTCGTATTAAAAAGGGGCGCCACAAAATTGATACTCTTCAAACTGAATACCTGAAAATATTTGAAGGAAAGGTGGACAAACTTCTTGAAGACTGTCGGAAAAATGAATATAGATTGGAAGATGAGGAGTTGaaaaaagaatttgaaagaaTGTGGGCAGAAACATTGTCAGCAATCTCACCAACTCCATTAGAAAACCGGCAGATACTTTCAGATATAGAGTTATCTTTAAGAAAGGAGTTAGCTCATCGGGGAAGTTTAGTTAACCTAAAAGTACAGGAAGCAAAATGCTTGCTAAACTACAGGATAAGCACCTTTCAAATGAAACCTGAGTATTTGGAGACATCAATTATATACCGTGTTACACATTTTTTTGCTAAAAAGGACCGTTGGCATAAAGCTGAGGAACTTGCTAGATCTTTGATGACCCTGTGCAGTTCATACATCAATGAAAAGGTCTGTTGCAGAGGAGATTATGATGAGACCTATTGTGGTGAACTTTTACATATGATCAATGAGAAGCTTCAAGAAAGTGATGTTGAAAAACTGCATGTAACAGCTTGCTTTGAAATAGATCTAAAGCTTCACATTTTAGGAGAAGCAACTCACTCCTTTCAGAAAATGCATGAAGATTTTATTAAGGAAAATGATCCACATGTACGTCTGGAAAACCTGAGACCTCAGTATTTCTCTGTTTTCAGAGACCTTTATTTAGAAAAAGATGCTCTTCAAAACAGAGCCAAGGATTTCTGTGAGCGTTGTCTCTACCCTTCCATAGTGGATTATGTTAACAAAAGGCTTGGGATAGAAATAGTGAATGACATTCTCACCAGTTCACAAAGTATTGGATACGCTAGCCGAAGCTTCTTCCAGTTTCGTGTCCTGAAGGAGTTATTAGAGGAGAGGGATTTCAACAAGTTTGTAAATTATATCATGGAATATGAAACATTTGTTAAAGGGTGGATAAAGGGGCAAATTTTGGATCATTATGCAGAAAATGATCTGAAGGACCTAGAAAAAGAGATTGTCTCTCATATAGTAAAGAAGATTAGGGAAACACTGGAAAGCATGACGTATAAAAGCATTGAGACGTTATCAGAATTTTTAGACAACTTTTGCCAACATATGCAGAAGGAGCTGGTTATTTCTAAGGACAACTTAATGGGGATACAGTTTAAGAACACATTTGATCCTTGTCAGTTCTCCGCTTGGGTTGGGAAATTCCTTCCTGATTTGCAAACGCAGATAATGTCCGATTTTGCAGCTCTCGAGATCAAATCCAAGCTCTCCAACCTGTCTGTGAAGCCTCAACGTGAGCTCTTCAACCGGGTCTTCGGCTGTGGGAAGCAATGTCCTTTCTGCAAAGTCCCCTGTGAAGCGGGCGGGAGTGCTCACAAGGAACATTTTGCTGCCATCCATCGTCCGCAAGGACTAGGAAGATACAGAAACGAGAGTTCTGAAGAGCTTGTTCATTCTATTTGCTCCACTGATGTAGTTTCCAACAGCAGGTTCCGAAACTGCGATACAGACTGGGAGGTGCGTCCATACAAAGATTATCGTGACTACTATCCAGACTGGTGTATTCAGCCAGATCCCAGTATCAATGCTTCTGATTACTGGAAGTTTGTTTTGAAAGAATTCAATTGTGACTTTGCCAGACGTTACCATGCCAAACCAGCTGATCTACCTGAGGATTGGAAAAATATATCACAGGAGCAAGCACTGGAGGCCGTAAAGGAAACCTACAATGTGaattaa